In Ascochyta rabiei chromosome 11, complete sequence, the following are encoded in one genomic region:
- a CDS encoding 3',5'-cyclic-nucleotide phosphodiesterase — MKDSDGHREVRRSSSHSYEPAIQVICLGAGGGPTEDNVTGFLVRSTATKWSKNSVLAVDAGSHLAAITRILEQHFPLVSEPLSQSPSKVDSIHDDGVQINDNGTSPTTEHIPTDDDDDSGIETPVSEDGMPPEIITLLDGVFAGLPFPNASARANALHVVREHISTYLITHPHLDHLSGFVINTAAFHNTSRPKRLAALPSTVHAIKTHIFNNIIWPNLTDEDGGVGLVSFQRLAEGGNIALGQGRGRGYIEVCDGLGVKGFKVSHGHCMRGPGHVHRGSNAGLQETPGLQHTVAALHQGEIREGRSHSISMPVPHSQPGTPGTGPFGGDHDRRSSHVAANTTIPADHCVIDSSAFFIRTESTLTTPTKEILIFGDVEPDSLSLSPRTAHIWSEAAPKIASGILTGIFIECSYTNAQADAVLFGHLAPRHLLAELHNLADMVREARREHEQAREAARQGRKRKRASQNLLLDGPVKSRTWHPGIKNFDPSLFSIRPPSQTDDDLTDCAPSSGPTGTHTPNPHDAHYATPSLPQKPYVSHSSAAAALNLNNVSAGHNRALLSTAFEAPLKGLKVVVIHVKDPCDDGPLVGDTILRQLQEGEMKMNGDGMGLGCSFEISKSGDAYWF, encoded by the coding sequence ATGAAGGACAGTGACGGTCACAGAGAGGTTCGAAGATCGTCCAGTCATAGTTACGAGCCAGCTATTCAGGTGATCTGTTTaggtgctggtggtggacCGACCGAAGACAATGTAACCGGATTCCTCGTGCGTTCGACAGCCACCAAATGGTCCAAGAACTCGGTCTTAGCTGTGGATGCAGGCTCGCATCTCGCTGCTATCACTCGAATTTTGGAACAACACTTCCCACTTGTTTCAGAACCGTTGTCTCAGTCACCATCAAAAGTGGATAGCATTCATGATGACGGTGTTCAAATCAACGATAACGGGACATCGCCAACGACTGAACACATTCCAAccgacgatgatgacgatTCAGGGATCGAGACGCCGGTGTCGGAAGATGGAATGCCACCGGAGATAATAACGTTACTAGACGGAGTATTTGCTGGACTGCCATTTCCAAACGCAAGCGCAAGAGCCAATGCACTACACGTTGTGAGAGAACATATATCGACTTACTTGATAACACATCCACATTTGGACCATCTATCTGGGTTTGTTATAAACACCGCAGCCTTCCATAACACATCACGTCCGAAAAGGTTAGCCGCACTTCCTTCCACAGTCCACGCTATCAAGACGCACATCTTCAACAACATCATCTGGCCCAACCTTACGGACGAAGATGGAGGTGTTGGACTTGTTTCTTTCCAAAGACTCGCAGAAGGGGGTAACATTGCCTTAGGTCAGGGCAGAGGAAGGGGATATATTGAGGTTTGCGACGGCCTAGGCGTAAAAGGCTTCAAAGTCAGCCATGGACACTGCATGCGGGGTCCAGGGCATGTACATCGCGGTTCCAATGCAGGCTTGCAGGAGACACCAGGACTGCAACACACTGTTGCCGCCTTACATCAAGGAGAGATTCGAGAAGGACGCTCGCACAGCATCTCCATGCCAGTACCACACAGTCAACCAGGAACTCCGGGTACGGGCCCGTTCGGTGGTGATCATGATCGAAGGTCCAGCCATGTTGCCGCGAATACTACTATACCAGCCGACCACTGCGTGATCGACTCATCAGCCTTCTTCATACGCACTGAGTCCACATTGACTACACCCACAAAAGAGATTCTCATCTTTGGCGACGTTGAGCCGGACTCTTTATCCCTTTCGCCGCGCACCGCACACATCTGGAGCGAAGCAGCGCCGAAGATTGCATCCGGTATACTTACGGGCATCTTTATCGAATGCAGCTATACAAACGCACAAGCCGACGCCGTACTCTTTGGTCACCTAGCTCCGCGCCACCTACTCGCAGAACTTCATAACCTCGCCGATATGGTCAGAGAAGCCCGAAGAGAGCACGAACAAGCGCGCGAAGCAGCACGGCAAGGTCGTAAACGTAAGCGCGCAAGCCAAAACTTGCTTCTCGATGGCCCCGTGAAGTCACGCACGTGGCACCCCGGTATCAAGAACTTCGACCCGTCACTCTTTTCCATACGTCCCCCCTCCCAAACCGATGATGACCTGACAGACTGCGCACCCAGCAGCGGTCCGACTGGCACACATACTCCCAACCCACATGACGCTCACTATGCCACACCCAGTCTCCCCCAAAAGCCGTACGTCTCCCACTcatcagcagcagcagcgctgAATCTCAACAACGTGAGTGCTGGCCACAATCGTGCGCTACTATCCACAGCATTTGAGGCGCCACTCAAGGGGCTCAAGGTTGTGGTCATCCATGTCAAAGATCCCTGTGACGATGGACCGCTAGTAGGTGATACAATACTCAGACAGCTGCAGGAGGGCGAGATGAAGATGAACGGGGATGGAATGGGGTTGGGATGTAGTTTCGAGATTAGTAAGAGTGGGGATGCATATTGGTTTTGA
- a CDS encoding 3',5'-cyclic-nucleotide phosphodiesterase — protein sequence MSFGKIYSYSGNPRTTSLLAVAKENGLDIEFVDTEPAKGVSADYLKINKLGKVPTFEGADGFVLSETIAIAVYLASQNEKTSLLGKTKQDYATILRWMSFANTEVLTPLGGWFRPIIGRDPYNKKNVEDSQKAALKAVHVLEEHLFTHTYLVGERLTLADIFAASIVARGFQYFFDKKWRSENPNVTRWYETVYNTPSYSAVAGKLEFIEEAIKNVAPKKEQAPKAEKPKAAAKPKAAEPEEEDEAPSAPKPKHPLEALGRPTFVLDDWKRKYSNEETREVALPWFWENVNFEEYSLWTIDYKYNDELTLTFMTSNLIGGFFARLEASRKYLFGCTSVYGQTNDSIIKGAFLVRGQEALPAFDVAPDYESYEFTKLDHTKEEDRKFVEDQWSWDKPIEVNGKSYEWADGKVFK from the exons ATGTCTTTCGGAAAGATCTACAGCTACAGC GGCAACCCGCGCACCACGTCCCTCCTCGCTGTCGCAAAGGAGAACGGCCTCGACATTGAGTTTGTCGACACAGAGCCTGCCAAGGGCGTCTCTGCCGACTACCTGAAGATCAACAAGCTCGGCAAGGTCCCCACCTTCGAGGGCGCCGATGGCTTCGTGCTCTCTGAGACCATTGCCATCGCTGTCTACC TCGCGTCCCAGAACGAGAAGACCAGCCTCCTGGGCAAGACCAAGCAGGACTACGCCACTATCCTCCGATGGATGTCCTTCGCCAACACTGAGGTCCTCACCCCCCTCGGTGGCTGGTTCCGTCCCATCATCGGCCGTGACCCCTACAACAAGAAGAACGTCGAGGACTCCCAGAAGGCCGCCCTCAAGGCCGTCCACGTCCTCGAGGAGCACCTCTTCACCCACACCTACCTCGTTGGCGAGCGTCTGACGCTTGCCGACATCTTCGCCGCCAGCATCGTTGCCCGTGGCTTCCAGTACTTCTTCGACAAGAAGTGGAGGTCCGAAAACCCCAACGTCACTCGCTGGTACGAGACCGTCTACAACACTCCCAGCTACTCGGCTGTTGCCGGCAAGCTCGAATTCATCGAGGAGGCCATCAAGAATGTCGCTCCCAAGAAGGAGCAGGCACCCAAGGCCGAGAAGCCCAAGGCCGCCGCTAAGCCCAAGGCTGCTGAAcctgaggaggaggacgaggcTCCATCTGCCCCTAAGCCCAAGCACCCCCTTGAGGCTCTTGGGCGCCCTACCTTTGTCCTTGACGACTGGAAGCGCAAGTACTCTAACGAGGAGACCCGCGAGGTTGCCCTTCCTTGGTTCTGGGAGAATGTCAACTTCGAGGAGTACTCCCTCTGGACCATTGACTACAAGTACAACGACGAGCTTACCCTCACCTTCATGACATCCAACTTGATTGGTGGCTTCTTCGCCCGTCTCGAGGCTTCCCGCAAGTACCTCTTCGGTTGCACTTCTGTCTACGGCCAGACCAACGACTCCATTATCAAGGGTGCTTTCCTCGTTCGTGGCCAGGAGGCTCTTCCTGCTTTCGATGTCGCTCCCGACTACGAGTCCTACGAGTTCACCAAGCTTGACCACACCAAGGAGGAGGACCGTAAGTTCGTCGAGGACCAGTGGTCCTGGGACAAGCCTATCGAGGTCAACGGCAAGTCCTACGAGTGGGCTGATGGCAAGGTTTTCAAGTAA
- a CDS encoding 37S ribosomal protein S9, mitochondrial produces the protein MVCKNLAQGLSRAVNSFGSASRVQCERAARRSFVLPAPRYISMTTSRPAEVETEVQEPFTAAKPFDFDAQDEGKDGGKGSKNLRALRIVPASPSYFSAKPTFTDDFLSLSALLRKVATLPTIPNAEAPKVAWKTVEQYRIMTNEPVKTQRFHKMLHILRRLNCIHPQLMPDEVVQAMQRYKKPSQPGDIKPKPGVIDELGRAKGVGRRKTSSAVAWLVEGEGEVLINGQSLTEFFGRLHHRESAVWALKATQRLDKYNLFGLVQGGGSTGQAEAMTLAVAKALLVHEPALKPALRRAGCITRDPRKVERKKPGHVKARKMPTWVKR, from the exons ATGGTGTGCAAAAACCTGGCGCAAGGCCTATCGAGAGCCGTCAACTCGTTTGGAAGCGCGTCGAGGGTGCAATGCGAACGAGCAGCACGACGCAGCTTCGTTCTCCCAGCACCACGATACATCTCCATGACCACGTCGAGGCCGGCCGAAGTCGAGACCGAGGTCCAGGAGCCCTTCACAGCCGCAAAGCCATTCGACTTCGACGCTCAAGACGAAGGGAAGGACGGCGGCAAGGGCAGCAAGAACCTGCGGGCCCTGCGCATCGTGCCTGCATCACCCTCGTACTTCAGCGCAAAGCCCACCTTCACCGACGACTTCCTCTCGCTCTCCGCCCTGCTCCGCAAAGTCGCCACACTGCCCACGATACCGAATGCCGAAGCACCCAAGGTCGCGTGGAAGACGGTCGAGCAGTACCGCATCATGACCAACGAGCCTGTTAAGACACAGCGCTTCCACAAGATGCTGCACATCTTACGAAGACTGAACTGCATTCACCCGCAACTGATGCCCGACGAGGTTGTGCAGGCGATGCAGCGCTACAAGAAACCTAGCCAGCCTGGCGACATCAAGCCAAAGCCTGGTGTCATCGATGAGCTGGGTAGGGCAAAGGGTGTTGGACGGAGGAAGACGTCTTCTGCGGTCGCATGGCTCGTTGAGGGCGAGGGTGAGGTCTTGATCAACGGCCAATCTCTTACCGAATTCTTTGGGCGGCTGCATCATCGAGAGAGCGCAGTCTGGGCGCTGAAGGCGACCCAGCGACTCGACAAGTACAACTTGTTCGGTCTGGTACAGGGCGGCGGATCAACTGGCCAGGCCGAAGCCATGACACTGGCAGTAGCGAAGGCATTGCTCGTGCATGAACCGGCGCTGAAACCAGCCCTGCGACGAG CCGGCTGCATCACTCGTGACCCGAGAAAGGTGGAAAGGAAGAAGCCTGGGCACGTCAAGGCTCGCAAGATGCCTACCTGGGTCAAGCGTTGA